Below is a genomic region from Mercenaria mercenaria strain notata unplaced genomic scaffold, MADL_Memer_1 contig_113, whole genome shotgun sequence.
ATTGTGTTACATGTACAACGCAGggaatgtttatttttatcatttcaaagagctataaaataaatttaatcttatttgttatttcttacAGGTgagtaattatatatattttttgtatctaTCAATTATattcttgaaacaaaatttatctgGCAAAGCAATTGACAGTACAATTATTTTCGagaaagttttttcttttaaattattaaaaacaacaagttaaagcatagcaaaagttccttctagggctcatctatataaatatataatgatcatcttgtaaaactttggttgcaatatctgttttaaatattggtcatcagtgtgtggaactcaaggatcggacacaaggacaagaccattctaccttattgacatttcGTATCCCCACGTTTAATCAGGGAGTCAGTGTAGCAGTGGTTAGCAGTTTGGACTACAACAACAGCGATTCTGGTTCGATTCTCTGACCCGGATCGATTCCCagttgcggctgatatcccgactagtgtttaTTGTTGGGTGATTTACTTTACTTGGTACTGTTTCattcgtctgtctgtccattctTTAATACGAGTCGGTACTTATTTTGCTACAGGAGACAATACATAGTAGTAAATTCAATTAATTCCCTAGTTCTTAGATCGTGACTAAAACTTCTTTTAGGTGGCTTAATTCCGTCCACCAGGACATCTGTCTAATtgtttcaataagtgtacaaaagaaaggaaaatgcAATAACTTGAACTTATTTGACGAAACTATCTATATGTTATAGACAAAACATCAGGTGATAatgcatgcattttgtttttgccTAGTTATGCGAATGTAAGAAACTATATCCTGAAATGACTTAAGAAGTATATGGTAGGTTATTGTAACTTGCTATACTGATAGAAGGCACATCATTtaatttttccaatttttgtTGCTTGTCGCggaaaacttttataaaacagctcttgcaataaattgaaaagcatttgacGCTGATCAATTAAGGAACCTTTGTTAACAGATGGGTACACACGTAAGGCATTTGACCATTCCTGTGGGAAAATTATGAAACTATGCGataattttataagtattttGGTTGCATAAAAATAGGGGATATTGAGAAGATAGTGACATTTTAAGCTCCCTTTTTCGAAGAAAAGATTTTCTACTCATCCGAGCATCGACATCGCGTCACTgtaatgttttggttaaagttttgcatgcaagttcataTCTCCAATACTGCTACAGGTATTTGgtcgaaacttcacacatgtcttttgTGTCATTATGTTAGGTCACTGGCCAAGACCCATAACTGTAACCATTATATTAGCAGATTTAtaccccttttatacttagaaaataaattcaggttaaagttttgcgtgcgaGTACATATCTCTGTAACTTACTAAAGATATTCAGTTGAAACCTCACACGTCTTTGGTGTCATTATGTAAGGTGACTGACCAAATCCCATAACTCCAACTTGTATTTTAGTAAAAGTATTTTGTAGATCTacttaaagaaaacaaattcagtttaatttttgCGTGCAAGTTGATATCTCTGTAACAACTAAAAGTATtcaatttaaacttcacacatgtcttcaatGGCATTATGTAAAGTCACTGGCTATGTCCCATAACTCTCTCTGACCTACATTTtagcagaattatgcccttttgtacttagaaaattctggttaaagttttgcatgcaagtacatacctCTGTAACTACTAAAGATACTTAAAGAACCGTGATATTTACATTCAGATGAGAGTATGTTCCAATATCCACCAGTTTTATGACATGAATATTTTTAATGCAGCTTTCAAAACAAATACTGGAAAGCAACTAATATCATATCAAAGTTTTTAGCTAAGTGtcttatcaaattatattgatattgAACGCATACAAGAACATAGTCTAATGCTGTAATTTGTGTATAAATGTTTCTTCTCCACCTCCTTACAACATGCTTTTTTGTTGATCACTATTACGAAAATTGTAGATCACTACTACAAAATAATAGGAAATCGATcctattaaaaaatgtgtacttccggcacgtgcaccaagcgtctgactttggatttttggaagaatacgccttttccttgtgcctTATAAGTGTCCACATGGGATGAGATGGAGATGGATCGATTCCCAGTTGAGGCAGTGcattttttcatatcatatagatatgattgttttcttttttaaaggtcTAGTAACACTTAGAGTTAAGTTACAGAACATTATTTGTTGTTGACAGTttagaaataaaactattttttattttactctaGAACATGTTACCATATATTTTTCTGTGACATTTTAGTAGTTACTGCATAAAAAACAGTTAACGGAAGACATTTCGCTCTTTTTTGcaatatcattgaaaaaaaaatactgtgctATTTTTCTGTTGTATAATTTCAACTCAAAAAGCAACACTAGGATTATTTTCTGAGCAAATAAAGGCCAATTTAAGATAACTTTCTAGGTAAAATAAATGCTACTTGTAATTATTACATCCAAAGTATTACTGGGCCTTTAAACTATTTCTTACTGTAACTCCAATATGAACTGCTAATTGTAAAGATTTGTTTAACATTCATAGGGGTTCATATGCTATACTTGAATTTTAAGTGTATTAGATTTCCTCTAGCATTTCATCCGAAATACATTTTTAGTAATACaacaattgtatttttttcttgattcctCATGCAATGAAACCCACTGACCTAATGTTCATCTCATTGTAAAAAGCTGACCGTAGAGAATTGATAGGGTTATTAAAAGCCAATCTAAAGATGCTATCTGTAACTCTCTGGCATTCcatgttattatattttcacGCCAATCATTGAAATTGAGAAATTGAGAAATTGAAATCTTCGGACATTTTAGTAGGAGTGAGATGTAGAAAATTTAGACTTAGAGTATGAAGCTGAATTGCAGAGGTCAGACCCAATAATCAAACATGTGTTGAACTGGTTTAAAATAAACGAGAAACCAGACTGGAATAATGTTTCTGAACATAGTGTAGAGTTAAAATATTTATGGTATAGGTGGGAATCTCTGgttgtaaaaaataatattttgtacagaaagTGGGAGAATGATGTTAGAAATTCAGTTGAGTTCCAACTTGTGTTACCAAAGTGCATCACTAGGTGTGTATTGACACAGTTACATGATACTGTGACAAGTGGTCACTTAGGGGTTAAGAAAACTTTAAGAAGGGTCAGACAAAGATTTTTTTGGTATGGCCGAAGAAAGGATGTAGAAATATGGTGTAAGAAATGTATAGTATGTGCTTCTAGAAAAATGCCACACAAGAAATTCAAAGCACCAATGAGAAAATTCAATTCTGGGGAAAGATGGGAAGGATTGCAATAGATTTTGTTGGTCCGttaggaaaaacagaaaacaacaaccgATACTTGGTGGTTGTTTCTGATTATTTCATGAAGTGGACAGAGGCCATTCCCCTCCCGAACATTGAAACTGTTACTGCTGCAAATGCACTAATTGAGCACATCATATCAAGATTTGGTGTACCCATCTACATTCATACAGACCAGGGTTCCTAATTTGAGTCAAATTATTTCAAGAGCTTTGCAAGTCATTAGGTATCCACAGGATTAGAAATACTGCCTTCCGTCCCAAAGGTGGAGGTTTTATTGAAAGAGCAAACAGAAGTATTCTTAATATGCTAACAGCCTTTGTGTCCGAACATGGAAATGAATTGGACAAATATGTACCTTTCTGCTTAATGGGTTATCGTTCATCTGTGCACGAGTCAACTGGTGTCACTACTACAACAATGATGTTTGGTTCTGAAATAAGACTGCCAATTGATTTAGTCTTTGGTAAACCTGAAATAGATCAACCTGAAATGATACCAAAGCATGGGTTAGATTATGTTACTCAACTAGAATCACAacttgcgctagtacatgaatttGCTCGAATTAGGCTTTCACTTTCAAGTGATGccataaaaagaaatatgttctTAATAGTCATTCTATACAGTATTCTGAGTGTGACCGTGTCTGGTATTACAATCCTCAGCGTAAAGTTGGTCGTAGTGGTAAACTAGTCCGACCATGGAAAGGTCCTTATTTGATAGTTACAAAAATAAGTGACATCTTGTACCGTATTCAAGGTGGTTCAAGGGAGAAACCACGTGTTGTACATAAAGACAAACTGAAGCCTTATGAAAGCAGAGTGTAATTTTATACTtgtgtgtttatttgtttttttttagtactGCAATGATACTTACTGTAATTTCCGTGACACGTGATACCAATTGACTCCACAGACAACTCTTGATCTCACAAATCTGTAAATAAAATGCTcagtaatgtaaaatgaaaacCAGATTCTTTgatactaaatttttttttatatatacttgcAGAAACGTTTCACGTGCAAGATTTGCATGGACATGCATTTCACAACACAGGGAAATGCAGAGCACATCTTATCGAACAACAGTCGAAGGTTAACTATAAATGTGTGGGAAAGTGTTTCTGAGGAATACACCAGGGGCTATGTGCCATCGTAGTAGACAGGATTTTATAAGATTTAATACTGTAACAGGGGAAAGAGGCAACGCAGCAGAAGAATGCTTAAAAGAATTTATAAATCAAATAGACACATTAATGATAGACaactttaacaaagaaaatcATTCCCCCACTAAGAGAATTGCAACACGCCCGCAAGCAGTATTTTCAGGAAAACAGAAACATGTAACTTTACCAGCACCAACAGCCAAAAGAGTAATGAGCAGGTCTCCTTCCCTGTTTTCATCTACATCAAGGTCATCTTCATCTACATCAACAACATCATGAACATCTTCATTATCGTCTGCAACATCATCTGTAAATGAAATGGAAACTTTAGAGAGAACAGTAGTTGGGGATATATGTGAAGAAATGGAAACCTATGATAATGAAAAAGATGAAAGGGAAAGAGACAGACAAAAGAGAGCAGAAGAAAGAAAATAAGAGAGAAATGGAGGACAGGAGGAATGATGAGATACGGAAAGCAACAGAAAGTATTGAAAGAAAATTAAGGAAAGACGAAATGTTGAAAGAGAAAATGAaagaagagaaaagaaaaaaagagaaacaaagaATTGAAGCAGAcagaacagaaaaagaaaaataagacaaACTTGAGAAGGAAAGGACAGAGAAAGAAAAACAggagaaaattgaaaatgaaaaaagtgaaaaggaaaaagaaaacaaagtattGAAGCAGAgagaatagaaaaagaaaaacaagacaaACTTGAGAAGGAAAGGAGAGAGAAAGAAGAACAAGACAAACTCGAGAAGGAAAAGAGGGAGAAAGAAAAACAggagaaaattgaaaatgaaagaagaGAAAAGGAAAAAGAGAAACAAAGGATTGAAGCAGAgagaatagaaaaagaaaaacaagacaaACTTGAGAAGGAAAAACAgcagaaaattgaaaatgaaagaagaGAAAAGGAAAAAGAGAAACAAAGGATTGAAGCAGAgagaatagaaaaagaaaaacaagatacaCTTGAGAAGGAAAGGAGAGAGAAAGAAAAACAggagaaaattgaaaatgaaagaagagaaaatgaaaaacaggaacaAACGATTAAAGCAGAgagaatagaaaaagaaaaacaagacaaAACTTGAGAAGGAAAAGAGAGAGAaagaaaaacaagacaaaatgaGGGAGAAGGAAAAACAGGAGAAAATCGAAAATGAAAAGAGAGAAatggaaaaacaacagaaacagaGGATGGAAattgaaaaattagaaaaagaaagaaaagaacagGAAAGGAGAGAGGAGAAACAAGAGAGGAGAGGAAAGGAAAAGGAAGAAAAAGATTGAACTGATAaacaaattaaagaacaatttcagacaataaaacaacaacagaaagaaATGATACATCTGAATGTTGGTGGTAAAATGTTTGTTACCTCAAAACAAACCATGAAAACAGAAGACGGACTGCTGAAAATAGTCTCTGAAGAAAttgctgaaaaagaaatatttatagatAGAGACAGTAAACACTTCCATATCATACTCCAATATCTCAGATACAGACAACAAGGAGAAACTATAGCTCCTTCCTTGTTGCCAAACACAAATTCAGCACTAAAAGAACTTATCATGGAGGCAAAGTATTATGGACTGTACAAATTGCAAAAAGTTGCCTTTGAGAAAAGGGAAAAGCTAAAAGATGTCAACTAATCAAATATATCAACTAAAAAGTTCAGTTATAAATTGTTGCATTTGTTATATACTTGTTACATTCTTTATGAAGACATCTTATGTATGCATGCCCTTGTTGAATGTACATGAACACAAGTATAAGgttatatttaaatatgtatgttttaaatGAGGAACATAATGAAATTGTGTTTTGTATGATATATTATATACTTACCTGTTTGAAGTCGGTCACTCTTAGAATGTATAAATGTATGGTCCGACCAGTATAAATAACGGCTGACAAATTGTATCTCTGTAAAGGAAATCAATTAATTAATAGTTCATGTTGTTCAGTATGTAATATTAGATGACCAATTATTTCATGATGTAAAtaataggcagtggctacgattacggtaccgtaatcctagcctccgtttctaggattacggaagttccgtattcccagacaaccctatgagaataggctagtattacggaagtatttaagaggcatcaaatttatgttaggacatgcataaatgacattgtaaacttactcatttcacttaatttcactaatatttcgtgctatcgatcggccgttttgggttagtataatcttaatggcggcgcgcggaaatgttatagaattatctatgtatcgtatatacctgcattgttttcatcaagtcaacacaaatggtctttaataacatacaatatagtgataaatcataaaattcaatgtatagaatatttttttaaatcgtaactttgacactcatatttctataatacatgtatttccgcgcgccgccattaagattatactaacccaaaacagcgGATTGATAACACGAAATAGTAAGGCATGCATGAACAATCGCTATtttaattaagtgaaataagtaagtttacaacatcatttatgcatgtcctaacatatatttgatgcctcttaaatccATGATGTGCATGTATGCCTGAATTGTTCATAGTTATTCATTCTTACACTTACATATTGTTTTCTGTTGAAATCCAGTTCCTATTCTATATAACTTATGTGTACAATTAAATGCATCAATTAATGATCAATAATTAATTATTCATGTATTCAATGTCATGTACACATTTagctaattaagaaattataaaccGTACATTTAGTAAGACACAAACAATACTTGGtcttgtgtttattttttcatgtatagCTTAATTGGAGATTCTTTAGGGGGGAGGGTAATGCTATGAACATTGTTTTTGTGTCTTACAAAATGACGGGGCGCTGTACTTCCTTTGTTTACCTTCCTTTGTTTACCTTTTCAACAAGCGCCTCGTGATCCAGACTTTGTCCCGGTTTTATCACCATTTTCACACATAATTCTGTCTGACAATCTGTATTACCGATTTCTATAGATCATATAATGTCTTAGCTTCATTTTGAGACCGATTTCAGCTTTTAACTCACTTGTTTTATCGGGATATACGAGTTCCAAGCAGACCGGTGACATGGTTATAccaaccctaacctttagtcactGTACGGTCACGGGTAGCTGAAAGGGAGATTTTGCTGTTAGGATGTGCTAAAAGGATTAATATACTTATAATAAAGTTTCCAGATTGTTGAActgaaaagcttgtaaacatatACATATGTTACAGATTGAATACTGTCTGCGACGATAAATACATTATTTCAAGACGGAGCTGTATCCTTTTTCTCCACACTGACTAGTTTTTAgcttaattataatttatttattgttacttgtgtcttttacttttttcttattaCTTATTTCTTAATACTTACTAGTTATGTGCTACTACTTATTTCTTATTACCTACTAGTTTTTTCTAAACACTTATTTCTTATTACTTAttcagtaggggaaacttcccgttcaGGAAGTCAACTACTGGGTATTGCCCTacttcctgaacgggaaacttGATCTTGCTTTCCATTCAGGAAGTAAAATCCCCCTTTTCGACTTGTTTAATTAAAAAGACCCGATGCATAAGCATATGCATAATATCATTAATGAGATACACCATTGTAAACTTGAGAAATATGTCTAAATTTCTaccgtgcattttttttatatatcccaataaaaattttattcaacATTGAAATTACTTAGTTTCAAAATTTCCTGAACTGGAATCGGGAAGCTCATTATATAGGTTTATATTGAATTGTCTGCCTTTCATAGAGTACTTACGTTACACAAACACTTTTTAACATTGTCCTGCTTGGTGATTTCTAAACCTTCAACACTTACTTCTGACAAATACACAGTTTATACTCGTACACGTGCAGTtcttgtattaaattttatgttgcTTAAAATTATATCGGCCCAAAATGATTTTATGCAATAGTATGCATCCTTAAAAGCTTCATACGGACCTGAACAAAAACCTGAAAACAAAAACGTTTTCTGTTTGGGAaactttgaaattaagaaatataaagttaaataaaaagacagtaaaatgaatctgaacagtagaaatttagataaagtATCTAAGTTTACATtggcatatttcatttaatgacaccATGTTTATTCTTATGCACCGGACCATTTTGATTGAAACAAgtcaaaaaatgattaattttcttCCCGAATGGGAAACAAGTTACTATATTCCCGTTCGGGAAGTAGGGGAAAAACCTACCTtgatttcccgaacgggaagttttCCCTACTGTTATTAGTTATTTAGTTATTTCCAAGTTTCATTTAGTGTGAGCAAAGTGTTTTTAAGATGAAGCATGTACAAATTCTCAAAACAAAACGTTGTAACTAAACCTACTGAAAGAACTCATATGCCCTTCTCTCAAAGTTTCTTTCAAATCTGGCCAAAAGTTCTGTATTTAAGTTTGCATGAAATATCTGCATTTGAAAACGGCCATATCTATGTGAAAAATGATTCCTAACAAATCGTGCCAAAAGCAAACGCATTTATCAGTCACTCACAAGGCTCCATTCAATTCTGACCTTGGCTTTTGGAGGAGAAGTTGGACATCAACAAGAGTCcagtataactcatatacaaCTTTATTGGTGCACAgagtataaaatatttacacgAATAAAGGGATGTAATGCAATTGAGGGATCCAAAACATATTACTAGTAATACTTCATGTTCGTTGCACTTCTTTACAATTGCTGCAGATTCGGCTCGTGTGCAAATTTCTAGCGTTTCTAATGCTCTGCagagttaccgcaaaacagttactaTAACCTGGGAGACGGATATTCCCATTCATATATAAACTGTATTACTAACATATTTTCCAAAGTCAAGATATTCCTCTAATCTTCTCTTCAAAGACATTAAATATTCGTGAAATCACATGGTTTAATCCTACGGAAAAGATAAACTAAAACACATATACATAAGTACACATATATGAGGAAGGCCTAGTAGTTCTCTGTTTATAGATAAATGAAAGTAATCAGCAAACACTAATTTTGTGGTGTTGTTCATGCAAATGGTGGGATATCTTGAGAGAAAATAATTTGAGCGTAGAAATTATACTAGATCGATTGCGGAACGTATCACGTATTATTCCCAGTATACTAATGATACTGCAGCCATGATAAAGCAATAAACATGGTTTTTAAAACACTTGAACACATTTATCATCGTGACTgtccttttaaaacaaaaaataatagtGTTAGACAAATCGTCGTATACTGACTGTTGGTTTTGGGGGGGAAATCAATACTGTGTCACTCAGCACCCACAGAAGTGAGaaaatgacgtaataattgtacATTGATTTGGATTATGGACACAATTGTCGgcttcttgtttgaaacttctttgaaaacatttttgtgaaTTGATTAAGGCGTTTTAGTGAATATATGATGAAAACAATTGGGAATGTCGGTGTTTAACTTTGTCAGACTGTCAATCTCAGGAAAGGATTATTAGAGAAGATGTCTTTGAACTTTCAGGTGAGTAAATGATTAAAGTAATTAAATTGTTATAGTCAAAGTAGCAATTTTGTTTTTGAGTATATAATTAAGTAATTGCATTGTTGTATCAAGATTTAAAATGAAGCAGATAATAAGATTAGCAGTCATTAATATTTggaatttacacacatactggaCCTTCTGTTAAACTTTACCTGATCTGTGAGTGATTAATTTCTAAGTAACAAAATTCTTGGAATACGTTTGTTGAGATATCTGAGATCAGTCTAAGGAATTTTGCCAGAATAGAGCACAATTTTGTGCTCTCTCTTATCTCCTAAGTACTGTTATATTCTCAGCATGAATTGGCCGTAACTTATTGCTGACCACTGCCAGTGAAAGATAATATTACTTGATAAACTGCTCCAGATGTTTTCTGCTGGTGCATGTGTGACTTCATTGTAATGTGTAGAAAATTTAGCCTTGAGTGAAATAATCAGAATGAAATAATCAgtcacaaaaatttttttagcatgtatATTTATTCAGATGTATATTTATTCAGAGAAACTTTagaatacattttcttttaataaaacacaaaataaatcagtataaaattTCAATTGCTCGGACTACCACTGTTTTTGTTACAAACTATTTTTATTAGTATTTAATGTAACAAAATGCTTAAAGGAACCAAAACATCTATTCTCTAATAGATGTTTTTAATTACAGTCAAAATggaaattaaatttaagataGTACATGTACACTTATGATACTGTACAAAGAGAAACAGGTGAAAATAATAACAGGATCTTCACAGATGGAATAAAAATAGTCTTGTAACAAACTGACAAATTAAAGATTAATTACAGCATTACGAAACGATTATTAATCTGAGTTcctaaacaaaacattaaattaagataataacaaaaGATAAGTTTGCATGTCTAAATTAAAAGACAATTTCATTTGACCAATAAAAGTTTGATAGAGGCATTATAATTACTTATGacagtattttcagtttttctaagATTTTCACTGACTGCTtataacatacataattatatccAACTTATATGTACACACTGACTGTGTTtgacaaacaaatttttacttgttttttttttttagatttcatcATTATTctacatatacatatttcaatatttattatttacaacGTTGTTACTGGCCTTTCAAAGATTTGAATACACATGTGAAATACTAATATACAAAAATTGTGTTCATGTGTACGCACCATAGTTGTATAATATTCCTTTAcgaatttttttctttctaccTGATGTGATCAAAACAGCCGAAAAGCATCTAAATTATACCCTTTCCTTAAAACATTTAGTACCTAACTAAATTTTTTGCGGCCCTGAATGCTAACAATAAACAACAAGATAGTACATATATTTACAGATGCTTGGTTGCTAGCTTTGTATTTTATATTCCCGAATAAgtaaaactgttattttattcTCTTCCGTACATATTTCTTTCAGCACTTATTGAAGTCACAGTTACTTCTATCATCTATTTTTGTTTTGGTGTCGACGTAAGGAGACGTTTTCGTCTTGTTCCATTCTGGGGCGTATTGTTTAAGAATCTCTTTGGTCTTTTCACTGCAGTAAATTCTGGTAGTTCACTTACTCCACTGAAATGAGCATCTGGTCCAAAATCATATTCAATCTCTCCACATGTATTTTTCCTCAAATATGGGCTCTTCAAGAAGCAGGGAAGTGGTGAATCATGTATGCCCACCGTTTCTAAATAATCTGTCTGGAGCTGAAGAAGGTCTGCCAAACGCTCAACTGCAGACTTTGGTGGCAGCCATTTTCGTGGATCAGCTGTTTTGTAGCCACTTTTCTCCGAGTTATCTACTGTCCTTGAAATTGATAAGGCCCTGACTTCGTCAAAGGTTATATTTGAACCTAGGTGCTTTTTGGGGCAAAACAAGGTTTT
It encodes:
- the LOC123544674 gene encoding LOW QUALITY PROTEIN: calponin homology domain-containing protein DDB_G0272472-like (The sequence of the model RefSeq protein was modified relative to this genomic sequence to represent the inferred CDS: substituted 1 base at 1 genomic stop codon) — protein: MKKMKGKETDKREQKKENKREMEDRRNDEIRKATESIERKLRKDEMLKEKMKEEKRKKEKQRIEADRTEKEKXDKLEKERTEKEKQEKIENEKKRIEKEKQDKLEKERREKEEQDKLEKEKREKEKQEKIENERREKEKEKQRIEAERIEKEKQDKLEKEKQQKIENERREKEKEKQRIEAERIEKEKQDTLEKERREKEKQEKIENERRENEKQEQTIKAERIEKEKQDKTEKEKQEKIENEKREMEKQQKQRMEIEKLEKERKEQERREEKQERRGKEKEEKD
- the LOC128551475 gene encoding BTB/POZ domain-containing adapter for CUL3-mediated RhoA degradation protein 1-like codes for the protein MIHLNVGGKMFVTSKQTMKTEDGLLKIVSEEIAEKEIFIDRDSKHFHIILQYLRYRQQGETIAPSLLPNTNSALKELIMEAKYYGLYKLQKVAFEKREKLKDVN